CTGTGCAGCTTTATCGTCTACGCCTGCTTCGACCTGATTGGCCGCACCTACATTCGCCAGCCGCTGCGCTGGAAGCAGATCCTGCCGGTGGGCATCATCAGCTACGCGTTCAACCTCAACCTCAGCGCCTGGGTGGGCGGCATCGCGATGCGTTATCGGCTGTACTCGCGGCTGGGGGTGAGCACCGGCAATATCGCCAAGATCCTCGGGCTGAGCCTGGCGACCAACTGGTTTGGCTACATGGCATTGGCCGGTGCGGTGTTCAGCAGTGGGCTGGTGAGCATGCCGCCGGGCTGGAAGGTCAGCACCACGGCACTGCAAGGCATCGGCGCGCTGCTGGTGCTGGCCAGCCTGGGTTACCTGGCCGCCTGCCGGTTTTCGAAAAAACGCGCGTGGACGATCCGCGGCATGGAGATCAACCTGCCGTCGCTGCGCATGGCGTGTTTGCAATTGGTTCTGGGCGCGTTGAACTGGTCGCTGATGGCAGCGGTGATTTTTACCCTGCTGCCGGCGAAACTCGATTACCCGCTGGTACTCGGGGTGCTGCTGATCAGCGCGATTGCCGGTGTGCTCACGCATATTCCGGCCGGGCTCGGCGTACTCGAGGCGGTGTTCATCGGCCTGCTGCAGCATGAGGCGTCACGCGGCAGTTTGCTGGCCGGGTTGATTGCTTATCGGGCGATCTACTTTATTTGCCCGCTGCTGATCGCGCTGGTGATGTACCTGGCGGTGGAGGCCAAGGCGAAGGCGTTGCGGGTCAAGAAGACCGCCTGATACCTGTGGCGAGGGAGCCTGTCCCGCTGGACTGCGCATCAGTGCCATTGTTTGGGGCCGCTTCGCGGCCCAGCGGGAGCAAGCTCCCTCGCCACAGGTTACTTCTCTTCCCGCTACTACCAGGTACAGAGGATCATTGCGACTGAATGATGCTCAGCCGTTCCCCCACCACCATCTCGGTAATCCAGCTCACCAGGATCGAGGTGTAGGCTTGCTGCGACACCGGATCGCTCAGGGAATGGTCAGCGCCATCGATGATGCGGTGGGTCAGGGAATGGGTTTGCTGGCACGCCGCGCGGTAACTCATGATGGTGGCGTGGGGCACATGGTCGTCGATTTCCGATTCGACGATCAGCACGTCACCGGTAAATTTCGCGCAGGCATGCAAGGCGCGGTTGGTTTCGGCCTGGACCAGCGTGCTGCGGTAATCCATCAAGTCGACTTTATCCAGGTCACGCTTGGGTTTGAGCCATTCCTGGTCGCGGTACAACGCGGGCACACGCAGCGCCAGCCAGCGCACCGGGCGCAACGAGGTGAGGATCGCCGCCAGGTAGCCGCCATAGCTGGTGCCCACCACCGCCACCGCCGAAGTGTCGATCGCCGGGTGGGACAGCAGGCGGTCGTAAGCGGCGAGCAGGTCGCGCAGGTTGTCTTCACGGGTGACCCGGGAGAGCGGGATGCCGGTGCCGGCATGGCCGCGCAGGTCGAAGGTCAAACACACGCAGCCGAGCCCCGCGATGCCTTTGGCGCGTTCCAGGTCGCGCTCCTGGCTACCGCCCCAACCGTGTACGAACAACACCCCCGGCACTTTGGATTTGGGGCTCAGGAAGGTCCCGCTCATCTGTTCGTCGTCTATATCGATCGCAATGCTCTCGCTTCTAGCCGTCATAAGAATCAACCGTCACATATTTGAGAAGAAAGTCGCTGTTCTCGGCCGGGCCTCGGTACACCTCGATGGCATCCGCCGGCAGCGCCTGGTCCACGTAGGTTTCCACCGAGGCCACCCAAATGGCCTTGAGGCTCGGGTTGTTGATGAAGCTCTGCAGCGCCGCGACTTCCGCGCTGCTGGCCCCGCCCATGCGCCAGGATTGCTCAAGCACGCCACTGCGGCGTTGGCCGTCGCTGTCCAGGCCCTGGGCAATGTCGTAATTGCGCCGCGACGCGTAAAAGCCCGGATAGGCTTCATCGGCAGCCCTGTCGAAAACCTGGGCTTGCCTGATGGCTTCCCGTCTATCGTCGGTCAGGTTCAGCGTGAGCAGGTCGTGGTAGTCACCGTGCACCACCAGCAATCGGGAGCCGCCATAGACCTCTTCACCCTGCCCGTCCCGGGTCAGGTATTGCTCGCCGCAGTAGCTGAGCACGTGATCGCCGATAAAACTCTGGCCCACACTGTGAGTGACTACGTCGTGCAGGTCTTGTTCCAGCACGACGCCCTCGCTGAAGGTCCCAGCGGCTTCGGGGCGCGCCAGCAGGGCGTCGAATTCGTCGAGGCTGCGGATGACTTGCTGGCCGCGCCCAGCGCTGGCGTACAGGGGTTTCAAGCGAATCGGCCCGCTGTAGAGCAAGCGAGTGGCGCCAAGCCGTGCGTCCTCCAGCGCGAAGACGCTCAAGCCGTCGAGGACGACGTCGCGTACGCGCTCACTGAACAGCGGCGACCAACCCTCTGGCGCCTTGGCTTCAGGGCCTAACAGCCCGTGACTGATGGCTTTGGTGCAGATGAACGGGTGATCGACATACCCCCCCCACAGGTCGTCTGGGCCTTTGATATTCAGCGCCCGTGCCTGGGCAGTCCCCACCACGGTTTGTGTGGGAAGCAGGTACAGATCGCGGCCAGCGTGTGTGTGCGGGTCGTAACTGCCGCCGAATTTTAACCCCATTATTTGCGCCAGCCATCGCGCCAGGGCGAGGTTGGTTTGGACTTCATGTTCGGGCGCGTCGACTCGGGTTGAGTGAGCGACCACCTGTTTTTTACGTGAAATCGGGGTCATGCGTCCCCCTTGGCATCCGGCCATGTGTGTAAGGGAAGACTAGCAGGGATCACGCCAAGCTCGCGTTGAGCAGGAGCGCTTGAAAATCAACCCGTTGCTGAAAACGCGATAGCAGTTAGCCTGCGCCATTCTGCACGACGCGCCGATGGGCACGCGGCGTTCTGCACGATTCACACGCCGAAGCGGTTGCGGTAGTCACTGGGGGCCAGGCCGGTGATTTTCTTGAAGGTGGCGCGAAAGGCGCTGGGGTCCTGGTAGCCCACCGTCCAGGCGATGTGGTCGATGGTGCCATTGGTGAACTCAAGCATTTGCCGCGCCCTGCCCACCCGCAGGTGCTGACAGTACTCGGTAGGCTTCAAACCGGTGGCGTTGCGAAAGCGGCGCAGGAAGGTGCGCTCCTCCAGCCCCGCTTCCTGCGCCATGGCGGCAACCGAAACATCCACCGCGCCGCTGGCTTGCAACCAATGCTGAACCTTGAGGATTGCTGCGTCACCGTGCCCCAGGATCGGCGCGAAGTTGCTGCCGCACTGGCTGGCGCTGTCGCTGTGTTCGATCACCAGAAAGCGCGCAGTACCGGCCGCGATGCTCGGCCCCAGCAGACGGTCGACCAGGCGCAGGCCCAGCGCGGACCAGGCCATCAGCCCGGCGGTGGTGATCAGGTCGCCGTCATCGACGATGGGTTTATCCGCTTCCAGGCGCACGGCCGGGTAACGGATGGCGAAGCTCTCGGCGGACGACCAGTGGGCAGTGGCGCTGCGCCCATCGAGCAGGCCGCTGCGGGCAAGCATGATCGAACCGATGCACACGCCGCCCAGCACAGTGCCCGCCGCGTGCTGCTGGCGCAGCCAGTGGAGCAACGCCGGGGGCGTCTGTTCTTCGCTGAATTCGCCCACCGAGGGCGGCACCAGCACGGCAGCCATGGGGGCATCCGGACCAGGCTGGGTGTCGAACACGCGCACCGGCGTGCCCTGGGTATCCACCTGCCAATGACTGACCCGCAACGTCGGCAACTGCGCGGATTGGTGCTCGGCGGCAATGCGATTGGCGACGCCGAACAAATCGGTCAAGCCGTGCACGGCGGCCAATTGCGCGCCCTGGTAGATCAATATGCCCAGCTCAACCACGGCCATTGTCAGTTTTCCCCCTGTTATTGTCGGTGCAGCCAATGTCCGGCGACGGCGCCAGCTAAGATACTGAGCCCATCAACCCATCACGAGGCAATACACATGGCCAAGCAAGCGCTCATCCTAATCGATATCCAGAACGACTACTTCCCCCAGGGCAAATGGCCGCTTGAGGGTGTGGAGGCCGCAGCGGACAAGGCGGCGCACGTGTTGCAGGCGTTCCGTCAGGCCGGTGATGCGGTGATTCATGTACGCCATGAATTCGCAGGCGATGACGCGCCCTTCTTCGCACCGGGCTCCGAAGGTGCGCATTTGCATGCCAAGGTGATGAACCAGGGCGATGAGCCGGTGGTGCTCAAGCACTTTGTGAACGCATTCCGCCAGACCAACCTGCGCCAATTGCTGGAACAGCGCAGCATTACTGACCTGGTCGTAGTCGGCAGCATGAGCCATATGTGCATCGACGCGGTGGTGCGGGCAGCAGCAGACCTGGGCTATACGGTCACCGTCCTTCACGACGCCTGCGCGACCCGCGACCAGGAATTCAACGGCCAAGTGATCCCCGCCGCGCAGGTGCACGGCGCGTACATGGCTTCGCTGGCCTTCGGCTATGCCGCCGTGGTGTCCACGGATGAATTCTTGAAGGCCCAAGCGGCGGTGGCCTGACCGCCGCTGAATGCCGTCAGCGGGTGGCTATGATGAACAGGCGCGGGAATGGCAGCAGTACCGTGCCATTGGCCAAGGCTGGATAAGCCTGGGGAATCCTTGCCTGATACTCCTGCAGGAAAGCAGCTTTTTCGCCCTCGTTCAGTGGGGCCAGGAACGGCCGCAGCGCTGACGCCTTGAACCACTCCACCACCGCCGCGTGGTCCGCCAGCGGGTGTTGGTAGGTGGTGCGCCATACGTCGACAGTGCTGCAATGCTGGCTCAGCAGCTCGTAGTAATAGCTCGCCGAATGCCGCTCGTTATGTTTGACCGCGCCGATCTTTTCGGCCCATGGGCCCTGGGCAGCGACCTCGCGGGCCAGCCGGTGGGCGGGCTCGTCGAGATTGTCCGGGGTCTGCACCGCCAGCGTTCCGCCGGGGTTCAACTGTTTGACCAGGTGCGGATAGAGCGTGGCGTGGTCCGGCAGCCATTGCAGGGACGCATTGGCCAGAATCACGTCGAAGGTTTGCCCGGGGTTCCAGGCACCAATGTCCGCCAGCTCGAAGTTCAGCGTGGGCAGGCGCTTTCGCGCATCGGCCAGCATGTCATCGGAACTGTCCATGCCGGTGACGTACGCCTGCGCAAAACGCTGGGCCAGCACCTCGGTGGAATTGCCGGGACCGCACCCCAGATCGACGGCCGTACGCACGGTCGAATCTGGAATGGCCGCAACCAGGTCACGGACCGGACGGGTGCGCTGTTGCTCGAACATCGTGTATTGCTTGGCAGACCAGGTCATTGCGACTTCCCTTTTCCAGGTGGACCACAGCCTGCGAATATAACCGATTAAAACCCAGAGGGCCGAGGTTGCCATTGCGGCGTGCCCAGAGGGTTGTCCAGCTCCATCTGCATCAACTGGCCAATGGTCTGCCCGACCTTTTGCACGGCCATCTCGACCTTGCGCGTGGGCGGGTTGGCGAAGTTCAGCCGGACGCAATTGCGGTATTTTCCCGCCGCCGAAAAGATATTGCCGTTGGCCACTTGAACGTCCTGGGCTTCCAGCAGGCGGTTGAGGGCATAGGTATCGAATTCACCGGGCAACTCGACCCACAGGGTAAAGCCACCCTGGGGCTGGCTGACGCGGGTACCCGACGGGAAGTAACGGTTGACCCATTCACTCATCAGATCGCCGTTGCGCTTGTATTGCTTGCGCATGCGGCGCAAGTGCAGCAGGTAGTTGCCCTTGGCGATAAACTCGGCCACCGCCAATTGCGGCTGGGTGACGGTGGCGCCAGAACCAATGAATTTCATGTGCAGCACCTGGGGCAGATAGCGCCCCGGGGCGATCCAGCCGACGCGAAGGCCAGGGGCAACCGTCTTGGAAAACGAACTGCACAACATCACCCGGTTGTCCTCATCAAAGGACTTGAGCGAGCGTGGCCGAGGGTAGCGATGGGACAGGTCACCGTAGATATCGTCTTCAATGATGGGCACGTCGAAGCGCTGTGCCATGCGAATCAGCTTGAGCTTGCGCTCGTCGGGCATGATGTAGCCCATGGGGTTGTTGCAGTTGGCGGTGAGTTGGATCACCTTGATCGGCCACTGCTCCAGCGCCATTTCCAGGGCTTCCAGGTTGATGCCGGTCACCGGGTCGCTGGGAATTTCCAGCGCCTTGAGGTCGGCCGCCTTGAGGATCTGCATCATCCCGTAGTAGCTCGGCGAGGCGATCGCCACGATGTCGCCGGGCGAGCACACGGCGCGGATCGCAATGGACAGGGCTTCCTGACAGCCGCTGGTGACAATCAGGTCGGCCGGTGTCACGCGAACGCCCGAGTCGATGGACAGCCGGGCGATCTGTTCACGCAGCGCCAATACACCCTGGATGTGGCTGTATTGCAGGCTGAAACTGTCACTGCGTCGACTGATACGGGCCATCGCGGTCAGCAATGGCTTGAGGGTCGGTACGCTGATGTCCGGCATACCGCACCCCAGCTGGACGATATCGGCGCCTTGATCAAGTCGCATCAGCTCCTGGACCATGTCCCACTGGGAAATGTCCACCGGCCGCAGAATGGGCCGGCCCATCTGGGGCAGCGGCGCCACGCGGCGGTCCGACGGCACGAAATAGCCCGACTTGGGGCGCGATACCGCCAGCCCCGAACATTCCAATACACGGTAGGCCTGTTGCACGGTGGTCAGGCTGACGCCGTGCTCATGGCTAAGGGTGCGCACAGACGGCAAGCGCTCGCCAGGCCCGTATAGCCCCTGCTCGATGCGGCTGCTGATGAATTCGGCGAGGTTCAGATAAAGAGTCATGCCTCTGACTGTAGCCGCTGATCTGTGGCTTAAGAAGTTACAGATTGGCCTTTTTTTGAAAAATTTTCAGCGCAAAAACCCGATCTGTATTTAAAAGATCGAGTTCCGCTGTATCTGCAATACACATCGTCGCCTTGGGATGATAGGCCCCATAACGGTGCGCAACACCTTGGACACCTTAGGCGCAAAATAGCAAAGCAGCACTGTACGCACCAAGTTTTCAGAAATGCCCTACAAAAACAGACACAGGGATCAAGCGCTATGACGGCAAGGACGACGCTCACACCGCAGATGGCCGAGTACGAACAGAAGTTTACCGATGCCGGCGACGTTCGATGGCTGCCCTATTTGATGTACTTCCACCCCACTGACCACGCCTCATCCGTGGTCAATACAGATGCATCCGGTTTTCGTTATTCCGAGTCATTGGGCACGCGCTATTCGGTGGTCGATGGCATCAAGGGTAATGGCCCGGTACGCCTCCTGGCGGGCAGCTCCACCGTGTTCGGCATTGGCGCCAGCGCCGACAGCCTGACCCTGGCTTCGCGCCTGACGCACAACGATCCTCGTGCCCAGCGCTGGGTCAATTTCGGCGGGCGCAGTTTCAACTCTACGCAAGAACTGGTGCTGTTCACCCTGAACCGGCACCACCTACCCAAGGTGGATGAAATCGTGCTGTTTTCCGGTTTCAACAACCTTGGCCTGGCGCGTCAGCCCCAAGCCTATCGGGGCGAGCACGGCGCTTTTTTCAACTGCCATCAGTTTTTCGATGCCTTGGGGCCGCAACAACCGGCCGCCAGCAACTGGAGCCTGTCGAATCTGTTCGGCAAGCCTCAGGAGACCGAGCAACCGGCGCCGCCGTCGATGCAGGAACAGATTGACTACGCCGCCAAGCTGACCTTGCAGCACCTGGATATCTGGCGTGCCCTGGCCACGGACATGGGCGCAAAGCTGACGTTCATCCTGCAGCCCCTGGCAGGCTGGGTCCGCGAGACCGGCAGCAGCGAGGAAGAGCAACTGTTTGCCGAACTGGACCAGTTGGGCAATTTCACCGAGGTGTATGGCGACATCCTGCAAACCTCGGTGCGCGAAACCTACGCCCAGCGCCTGCGCGAAGGCGCCCGGGCCATGGGGGTGGGGTTCGTCGACATCACGCCATTGCTGGCCGAGGCGTTGGGCCCGCAGGACTGGCAGTTCGTTGACCGCATCCACTTCACCGACGCCGGCAACGATCTGGTTTCAAAACTTATTCTCGATGTCACCCGCTAAAAGGACTTGCACATGAAATCCATCAAGAAGTTTTTCCAGCGCCTGTTTGGAAAAAAGAAGAAAAAGCCTGACTCCTCCATTTATCCGATGTTCTGACGCGGCACTGGAAGGTAATGGCTATGGATGGCTCGGTTCCTACGCGTATTCCC
This region of Pseudomonas sp. MUP55 genomic DNA includes:
- a CDS encoding lysylphosphatidylglycerol synthase domain-containing protein; the protein is MTSEKNGSRFQRWKKPLTIAFFLLLIVLFTLLARRIDWSEVLHTLSEFKVRTLLIASALTLCSFIVYACFDLIGRTYIRQPLRWKQILPVGIISYAFNLNLSAWVGGIAMRYRLYSRLGVSTGNIAKILGLSLATNWFGYMALAGAVFSSGLVSMPPGWKVSTTALQGIGALLVLASLGYLAACRFSKKRAWTIRGMEINLPSLRMACLQLVLGALNWSLMAAVIFTLLPAKLDYPLVLGVLLISAIAGVLTHIPAGLGVLEAVFIGLLQHEASRGSLLAGLIAYRAIYFICPLLIALVMYLAVEAKAKALRVKKTA
- a CDS encoding alpha/beta hydrolase family protein, which produces MTARSESIAIDIDDEQMSGTFLSPKSKVPGVLFVHGWGGSQERDLERAKGIAGLGCVCLTFDLRGHAGTGIPLSRVTREDNLRDLLAAYDRLLSHPAIDTSAVAVVGTSYGGYLAAILTSLRPVRWLALRVPALYRDQEWLKPKRDLDKVDLMDYRSTLVQAETNRALHACAKFTGDVLIVESEIDDHVPHATIMSYRAACQQTHSLTHRIIDGADHSLSDPVSQQAYTSILVSWITEMVVGERLSIIQSQ
- a CDS encoding DUF3182 family protein gives rise to the protein MTPISRKKQVVAHSTRVDAPEHEVQTNLALARWLAQIMGLKFGGSYDPHTHAGRDLYLLPTQTVVGTAQARALNIKGPDDLWGGYVDHPFICTKAISHGLLGPEAKAPEGWSPLFSERVRDVVLDGLSVFALEDARLGATRLLYSGPIRLKPLYASAGRGQQVIRSLDEFDALLARPEAAGTFSEGVVLEQDLHDVVTHSVGQSFIGDHVLSYCGEQYLTRDGQGEEVYGGSRLLVVHGDYHDLLTLNLTDDRREAIRQAQVFDRAADEAYPGFYASRRNYDIAQGLDSDGQRRSGVLEQSWRMGGASSAEVAALQSFINNPSLKAIWVASVETYVDQALPADAIEVYRGPAENSDFLLKYVTVDSYDG
- a CDS encoding GlxA family transcriptional regulator, coding for MAVVELGILIYQGAQLAAVHGLTDLFGVANRIAAEHQSAQLPTLRVSHWQVDTQGTPVRVFDTQPGPDAPMAAVLVPPSVGEFSEEQTPPALLHWLRQQHAAGTVLGGVCIGSIMLARSGLLDGRSATAHWSSAESFAIRYPAVRLEADKPIVDDGDLITTAGLMAWSALGLRLVDRLLGPSIAAGTARFLVIEHSDSASQCGSNFAPILGHGDAAILKVQHWLQASGAVDVSVAAMAQEAGLEERTFLRRFRNATGLKPTEYCQHLRVGRARQMLEFTNGTIDHIAWTVGYQDPSAFRATFKKITGLAPSDYRNRFGV
- a CDS encoding cysteine hydrolase family protein, whose translation is MAKQALILIDIQNDYFPQGKWPLEGVEAAADKAAHVLQAFRQAGDAVIHVRHEFAGDDAPFFAPGSEGAHLHAKVMNQGDEPVVLKHFVNAFRQTNLRQLLEQRSITDLVVVGSMSHMCIDAVVRAAADLGYTVTVLHDACATRDQEFNGQVIPAAQVHGAYMASLAFGYAAVVSTDEFLKAQAAVA
- the tam gene encoding trans-aconitate 2-methyltransferase, whose translation is MTWSAKQYTMFEQQRTRPVRDLVAAIPDSTVRTAVDLGCGPGNSTEVLAQRFAQAYVTGMDSSDDMLADARKRLPTLNFELADIGAWNPGQTFDVILANASLQWLPDHATLYPHLVKQLNPGGTLAVQTPDNLDEPAHRLAREVAAQGPWAEKIGAVKHNERHSASYYYELLSQHCSTVDVWRTTYQHPLADHAAVVEWFKASALRPFLAPLNEGEKAAFLQEYQARIPQAYPALANGTVLLPFPRLFIIATR
- a CDS encoding PLP-dependent aminotransferase family protein, translating into MTLYLNLAEFISSRIEQGLYGPGERLPSVRTLSHEHGVSLTTVQQAYRVLECSGLAVSRPKSGYFVPSDRRVAPLPQMGRPILRPVDISQWDMVQELMRLDQGADIVQLGCGMPDISVPTLKPLLTAMARISRRSDSFSLQYSHIQGVLALREQIARLSIDSGVRVTPADLIVTSGCQEALSIAIRAVCSPGDIVAIASPSYYGMMQILKAADLKALEIPSDPVTGINLEALEMALEQWPIKVIQLTANCNNPMGYIMPDERKLKLIRMAQRFDVPIIEDDIYGDLSHRYPRPRSLKSFDEDNRVMLCSSFSKTVAPGLRVGWIAPGRYLPQVLHMKFIGSGATVTQPQLAVAEFIAKGNYLLHLRRMRKQYKRNGDLMSEWVNRYFPSGTRVSQPQGGFTLWVELPGEFDTYALNRLLEAQDVQVANGNIFSAAGKYRNCVRLNFANPPTRKVEMAVQKVGQTIGQLMQMELDNPLGTPQWQPRPSGF
- a CDS encoding GDSL-type esterase/lipase family protein, encoding MTARTTLTPQMAEYEQKFTDAGDVRWLPYLMYFHPTDHASSVVNTDASGFRYSESLGTRYSVVDGIKGNGPVRLLAGSSTVFGIGASADSLTLASRLTHNDPRAQRWVNFGGRSFNSTQELVLFTLNRHHLPKVDEIVLFSGFNNLGLARQPQAYRGEHGAFFNCHQFFDALGPQQPAASNWSLSNLFGKPQETEQPAPPSMQEQIDYAAKLTLQHLDIWRALATDMGAKLTFILQPLAGWVRETGSSEEEQLFAELDQLGNFTEVYGDILQTSVRETYAQRLREGARAMGVGFVDITPLLAEALGPQDWQFVDRIHFTDAGNDLVSKLILDVTR